The following coding sequences lie in one Neorhodopirellula lusitana genomic window:
- a CDS encoding response regulator yields MTAKTDVRSKQNRMIENKTDSGKFNEVTLLLVEDDALDVVAIRRALKKNRIANPLKVAKDGLEALDILRGTGCDRLQRPYLILLDLNMPRMNGIEFLTELRDDPNLRDSIVFVLTTSDDDADIIRAYENLIAGYMVKSKAGEDFFKLIGMLDHYWRIIEFPPGHYVEGKSTLQSR; encoded by the coding sequence ATGACTGCCAAAACCGATGTTCGCTCCAAGCAAAATCGAATGATTGAAAACAAAACTGACTCAGGCAAATTTAACGAAGTCACGTTATTGCTCGTCGAGGACGACGCGCTCGACGTGGTAGCGATTCGCCGAGCGCTCAAGAAGAACCGGATTGCCAATCCTTTGAAGGTTGCCAAGGACGGGTTGGAGGCGCTGGACATCCTTCGTGGCACAGGCTGTGATCGATTGCAGCGGCCCTATTTAATTCTGCTCGATTTGAACATGCCACGGATGAACGGGATCGAGTTCCTCACTGAGTTGCGTGACGATCCGAATCTACGGGACAGTATCGTGTTTGTGCTAACAACGTCGGATGACGATGCGGACATCATCCGGGCATATGAAAACTTGATTGCAGGCTACATGGTTAAGTCGAAAGCGGGCGAAGACTTTTTCAAGTTGATTGGCATGTTGGATCATTATTGGCGAATCATCGAGTTTCCGCCCGGCCATTACGTTGAGGGGAAATCGACCCTCCAGTCCAGGTAG
- a CDS encoding response regulator, with product MLVLSRKTDEAIVFPNLGITISILRTDNRTARVGIDAPKNIRVLRKELTDGSTEETFDVASFEQACITTSKDLHKLRNQLNTLNLGLQYYRYQMNAGNTAAANATFAKVISQLGKIEKSVGRQAAAQETLEATTRLNQVKVLLVEDDVDQREMLAGLLSLRGCKVATASSGDEALSYLEENSAPDYVLMDMRMPNGDGASTVRELRKRSTTTDLRILATSGTSPQELGVQQGTSGVERWFPKPINADALVQYMQCDPLEQNVTV from the coding sequence ATGCTTGTTTTGTCTCGCAAAACCGACGAAGCCATTGTCTTCCCAAACCTCGGGATCACGATTTCAATCCTTCGTACCGACAATCGCACCGCTCGAGTTGGCATTGATGCCCCCAAGAACATCCGGGTTCTTCGCAAAGAGCTGACCGATGGCTCGACCGAAGAAACGTTCGACGTCGCCAGCTTCGAACAAGCCTGCATTACGACCAGCAAAGATCTGCACAAACTGCGAAATCAGCTCAACACACTGAACCTTGGCCTGCAGTACTACCGCTACCAAATGAACGCGGGCAACACAGCAGCCGCCAACGCGACATTCGCCAAAGTGATTTCACAACTGGGCAAAATTGAAAAGAGTGTCGGCCGACAAGCCGCTGCTCAGGAAACGTTGGAAGCGACCACGCGTCTCAACCAAGTGAAGGTCTTGCTTGTAGAAGATGACGTCGACCAGCGAGAAATGCTGGCCGGTTTGCTTTCGCTACGCGGATGCAAAGTCGCAACCGCAAGTAGCGGTGACGAAGCGCTCAGCTACCTGGAGGAAAACTCGGCGCCTGACTACGTGCTGATGGATATGCGAATGCCCAATGGCGACGGCGCTTCCACGGTTCGTGAACTCCGAAAACGCAGCACGACTACCGACTTGCGGATCCTTGCAACCAGTGGGACTTCTCCCCAAGAACTGGGTGTGCAGCAAGGCACCAGCGGCGTTGAACGCTGGTTCCCCAAGCCAATCAACGCCGACGCGTTGGTGCAGTACATGCAGTGCGACCCGCTCGAGCAAAACGTCACTGTCTAA
- a CDS encoding carboxypeptidase-like regulatory domain-containing protein, whose product MKTLPLCCLGLVLFAFLTPDACQRVVADDVTLHGVVRDTSDNILPGVQIAVVGTTLKTSTDEDGRFVLAVDGSKPIELILSKSGYQDAQLSLKDLGQRIETKLVAITDDTGLITYSRSISMSHSIGELRRDVEKYASREMDDELYREVVERYGEKPSEEAVFRIYLPKGVAKVNGLFLISEHGVGGPMMEHPMVREFADRHRLALVGILGNAVQRGVYPASTLDGVLVDIGDHVNHPEFGSVPVFTFGHSNGTGFSASYAAMRPDRVLGWVSFHSGGSWHLVFPGVEQVPGLVLHGNKDSYFDNGQADAVRMLRRERKAPIALLVDGESGHWPRDREATFSLVLRFCESCLRVRLPGFDSATKGVAWRSDPLQPADIPSGCLGQAYDREAGGMQKLGIATYADYQGDRETANWLADETFAKSWQSYGASLEP is encoded by the coding sequence GTGAAGACCCTTCCCCTGTGTTGCCTTGGACTTGTTCTTTTCGCGTTCCTAACGCCAGATGCCTGCCAGCGAGTCGTGGCCGATGATGTGACGCTGCATGGCGTGGTGCGTGACACCAGTGACAATATACTGCCGGGTGTTCAGATCGCTGTGGTGGGAACGACGCTGAAGACGTCGACCGATGAAGACGGACGGTTCGTCTTGGCGGTCGATGGTTCCAAGCCCATCGAGTTAATCCTTTCGAAGTCGGGATACCAAGACGCGCAGTTGTCTTTGAAGGATCTTGGGCAACGGATTGAAACCAAGTTGGTTGCAATCACCGATGACACCGGCCTGATCACTTACAGTCGTTCGATTTCGATGTCGCACAGCATCGGTGAGTTACGCCGAGACGTTGAGAAGTACGCGAGCCGCGAGATGGATGACGAACTCTACCGCGAGGTTGTCGAACGGTATGGCGAGAAGCCAAGCGAAGAAGCGGTGTTTCGGATCTATTTGCCGAAGGGAGTTGCCAAGGTCAACGGCCTGTTCCTGATCTCGGAACACGGTGTCGGCGGGCCGATGATGGAACACCCCATGGTCCGGGAGTTCGCCGACCGACATCGCTTAGCATTGGTCGGGATACTTGGGAACGCAGTGCAGCGAGGCGTCTATCCGGCCAGCACACTCGATGGGGTACTGGTCGACATTGGGGATCACGTGAACCATCCCGAGTTCGGCTCGGTTCCGGTTTTTACTTTCGGTCATTCCAACGGAACCGGTTTCTCGGCTTCGTACGCCGCGATGCGACCCGACCGCGTTCTGGGTTGGGTGTCTTTTCATTCCGGCGGTAGCTGGCATCTTGTCTTCCCTGGCGTCGAGCAGGTTCCCGGCTTGGTGCTGCATGGCAACAAGGACAGCTATTTTGACAACGGGCAGGCCGACGCGGTGAGGATGTTGAGAAGAGAACGGAAGGCCCCGATAGCGTTGCTGGTCGACGGTGAATCGGGACACTGGCCGCGTGATCGCGAAGCCACATTCTCACTCGTGCTGCGTTTTTGTGAGTCTTGCTTACGAGTCCGCCTTCCCGGCTTCGATTCGGCCACCAAGGGAGTGGCTTGGCGTAGCGACCCGTTGCAGCCTGCCGATATTCCTAGCGGATGCCTGGGCCAGGCCTATGATCGTGAGGCTGGCGGGATGCAAAAGCTAGGCATCGCCACCTACGCTGATTACCAAGGCGATCGAGAAACCGCCAATTGGCTGGCTGATGAGACGTTTGCTAAGTCTTGGCAGAGCTATGGGGCAAGTCTCGAGCCGTAA
- the gmd gene encoding GDP-mannose 4,6-dehydratase encodes MKTALVTGITGQDGSYLAELLLEKGYHVHGVVRRSSTFNTSRIDHIYRDPHEADARLFLHYGDLTDGQNLTNLVLDVQPDEIYNLGAQSHVRVSFDVPAYTVQTVGIGALNVLEAARQLNKTKPTRVYQASSSEMFGEVKETPQTETTPFSPQSPYACAKVYAFHQTVNYRKSYDMFASNGILFNHESPRRGETFVTRKITRAATRIKVGLQEKLYLGNLDAKRDWGYAKDYVEGMWRILQHDEPDDFVLATGETQTIRTFLDYTFGVLDLDWNQYVEIDPRYFRPAEVDLLLGDYSKAKAKLGWSPTTSCKELAELMVQHDMVLAKNEAASK; translated from the coding sequence ATGAAAACTGCACTCGTCACTGGCATCACTGGGCAAGATGGTTCCTATCTGGCGGAGCTGTTGCTTGAAAAAGGCTACCACGTCCATGGAGTCGTACGACGATCCAGTACGTTCAACACTTCTCGGATTGATCACATTTATCGTGATCCTCACGAGGCCGATGCCAGACTGTTCTTGCATTATGGGGATCTCACCGACGGTCAAAACCTGACCAACTTGGTGCTCGATGTTCAGCCCGATGAAATCTATAACCTTGGTGCTCAATCGCACGTTCGGGTTTCGTTTGACGTTCCGGCGTACACGGTCCAGACGGTCGGCATCGGGGCACTGAACGTGTTGGAAGCGGCGCGGCAATTGAACAAGACGAAGCCCACTCGTGTCTATCAGGCCAGCAGCAGCGAGATGTTTGGAGAGGTGAAGGAAACACCGCAAACGGAGACAACACCGTTCAGCCCGCAAAGCCCATACGCTTGCGCCAAGGTTTATGCGTTTCATCAAACGGTGAACTATCGCAAGTCGTACGACATGTTCGCCAGCAACGGGATTCTGTTTAATCACGAATCGCCTCGCCGGGGGGAAACGTTTGTTACCCGAAAAATCACTCGCGCGGCGACTCGAATCAAAGTGGGGCTTCAAGAAAAATTGTACTTGGGCAACTTGGATGCGAAGAGAGACTGGGGGTACGCAAAGGATTATGTCGAAGGCATGTGGCGGATCCTACAGCACGATGAGCCCGACGATTTTGTGCTGGCGACCGGTGAAACGCAGACGATTCGAACGTTCTTGGACTACACGTTCGGAGTGTTGGATTTGGACTGGAACCAGTACGTGGAGATCGACCCGCGTTACTTCCGGCCCGCCGAAGTCGATTTGTTGCTTGGCGATTATTCCAAGGCGAAAGCGAAACTTGGCTGGAGCCCGACGACCAGTTGCAAGGAACTTGCCGAGTTGATGGTCCAGCACGATATGGTGCTTGCCAAGAATGAAGCGGCTAGCAAGTAA
- a CDS encoding GDP-mannose 4,6-dehydratase, with product MPVALITGITGQDGSYLCELLLSKGYTVHGLVRRTSNTVRSRLDRLFNDKEIYDKRLFLHYGDLDDVTTIRRVLMKTQPDELYHLAGQSHVGLSFEIPESTCQFTAMGTLRLLEIIRDMEKRPRLLHISSSEVFGRPDHSPQNELTPMRPVTPYGVAKTFATQMVQVYRDAFDCFACNAICYNHESPRRGESFVTRKITRAAAAISLGLQSTLSLGALDARRDWGDAQDYVEVMWRMLQQPVADDYVIGTGQTHSIEEFLSFAFEHVGLNWRDYVVIDAKFIRPTDVADMCGDPSKAKRVLEWQPKGDCRQLAERMVDHDLAAMRTQKSN from the coding sequence ATGCCAGTTGCTCTTATTACCGGAATTACAGGTCAAGACGGTTCGTATTTATGCGAGTTGTTGTTGTCCAAAGGTTACACCGTCCATGGATTGGTGCGGCGTACCAGTAACACGGTGCGGTCGCGTCTTGATCGCTTGTTCAATGACAAAGAAATTTACGACAAGCGGTTGTTCCTGCATTACGGTGACCTGGACGACGTGACGACCATTCGGCGTGTGTTGATGAAGACGCAGCCGGATGAGCTTTATCATTTGGCCGGCCAGAGTCACGTGGGGCTAAGCTTTGAGATACCGGAGTCAACCTGTCAGTTCACTGCGATGGGAACGTTGCGTTTACTCGAGATCATTCGCGACATGGAAAAGCGGCCTCGCTTGTTGCACATCAGCAGCAGTGAAGTGTTCGGTCGCCCGGACCACTCGCCTCAGAATGAATTGACACCGATGCGGCCTGTCACGCCGTACGGGGTCGCCAAGACGTTCGCGACGCAGATGGTTCAGGTCTATCGGGACGCGTTCGATTGCTTTGCCTGTAACGCGATCTGTTACAACCACGAGTCGCCACGCCGGGGTGAATCGTTTGTCACTCGCAAGATTACCCGTGCTGCCGCCGCAATCTCGCTGGGACTGCAATCGACGTTGAGTCTCGGGGCGCTGGACGCGAGGCGAGACTGGGGCGATGCTCAGGACTACGTCGAAGTCATGTGGCGGATGCTGCAGCAACCCGTTGCCGATGATTATGTGATCGGGACAGGGCAAACTCATTCGATTGAAGAATTCTTGAGTTTTGCGTTCGAGCATGTGGGGCTGAACTGGCGGGACTATGTTGTCATCGATGCGAAGTTCATCCGTCCGACCGATGTCGCGGACATGTGTGGTGACCCGAGCAAGGCTAAACGAGTCTTGGAATGGCAACCCAAGGGGGACTGCCGGCAACTGGCCGAGCGAATGGTCGATCACGACCTCGCGGCCATGCGAACCCAAAAGTCGAATTGA
- the xylA gene encoding xylose isomerase has protein sequence MNAFADIPVIQYEGPQSDNPLAFRWYNPDEVIEGKTMRDHLRFSIVYWHTFRGTGADPFGPGTAIRPWDDGSDSVANAQNRAEVAFELFTKLQAPYYAFHDRDVAPEGANLAETHANLDAVTDVLESKQKETGVKLLWGTANMFSNPRFMHGAATTCNADVFAYAAAQVKKAMEVTHRLGGENYVFWGGREGYQNLYNTDMKRELDHLAKFFHMAVDYAKEIGFTGQFLIEPKPKEPTKHQYDSDTAACMNFLRSYGLEDHFKMNLETNHATLAGHTMMHELDYAGMQGALGSIDANTGDLLLGWDTDQFGTDYYLTAQTMLMILKHGGLGSGGVNFDAKVRRESHEPIDLFYAHIGSMDAYAKGLKIAAAIRENGEMDEFVKNRYSSFDEGIGAKIESGSVGFAELEKYMLDKGEVTANVSGRQEMLENMFNKYIDRV, from the coding sequence ATGAACGCATTCGCTGACATTCCCGTTATCCAGTACGAAGGCCCTCAAAGCGACAACCCGCTCGCGTTCCGCTGGTACAACCCCGACGAGGTCATCGAGGGTAAAACGATGCGTGATCATTTGCGATTCAGCATCGTCTATTGGCACACCTTCCGCGGTACCGGTGCCGACCCTTTCGGTCCAGGCACTGCGATTCGCCCGTGGGACGACGGTTCCGACAGTGTCGCCAACGCCCAGAACCGGGCCGAGGTGGCCTTTGAATTATTCACCAAGCTGCAGGCTCCGTACTACGCGTTCCATGATCGCGACGTCGCTCCCGAAGGTGCCAACCTGGCCGAGACTCACGCGAATTTAGACGCGGTCACCGATGTGCTCGAGTCCAAACAAAAGGAAACCGGCGTGAAGCTGTTGTGGGGCACGGCAAACATGTTCAGCAACCCGCGATTCATGCATGGGGCAGCGACCACCTGCAATGCCGACGTATTCGCATACGCAGCCGCCCAGGTCAAGAAGGCAATGGAGGTCACCCACCGACTTGGTGGCGAGAACTATGTGTTCTGGGGCGGACGCGAAGGTTACCAGAACCTTTACAACACCGACATGAAGCGAGAACTCGATCATCTGGCCAAGTTCTTCCACATGGCCGTCGACTACGCCAAGGAAATTGGCTTCACGGGCCAATTCCTAATCGAACCCAAACCCAAAGAACCAACCAAGCATCAATACGACAGCGACACCGCCGCATGCATGAACTTCCTTCGCTCATACGGATTGGAAGATCACTTCAAGATGAACTTGGAAACCAACCACGCCACATTGGCCGGGCACACGATGATGCACGAACTGGACTACGCCGGCATGCAAGGCGCACTGGGTAGCATTGACGCCAACACAGGCGATCTACTGCTTGGCTGGGACACTGACCAGTTCGGCACCGACTACTACCTAACTGCCCAAACCATGTTGATGATTCTCAAGCATGGTGGTCTGGGAAGCGGCGGAGTGAACTTTGACGCCAAGGTGCGGCGTGAATCGCATGAACCGATTGACCTGTTCTACGCTCACATCGGTTCAATGGACGCCTACGCCAAGGGCCTCAAGATCGCAGCCGCGATTCGTGAAAACGGCGAGATGGACGAGTTCGTCAAGAACCGTTACTCCAGTTTCGACGAAGGGATCGGCGCCAAGATCGAAAGCGGTTCCGTGGGCTTCGCTGAACTTGAAAAGTACATGCTCGACAAAGGTGAAGTCACCGCCAACGTCAGCGGACGGCAAGAGATGCTCGAAAACATGTTCAACAAGTACATCGATCGCGTCTAA
- a CDS encoding sulfatase family protein: MLFSCCAALLPLHSFAADSPVRPNILWLTSEDNGPQLGCYGDEYADTPNLDALAERSLRYRMCWSNAPVCAPARTTLISGMYATSLGGENMRSAVTLPPGMELYPNVLREAGYYCTNNSKTDYNFEGLKTKDVWDDSSKQAHWRNRPDSKQPFFAIFNYTISHESKIRNKPHTLVHDPAKAPVPSYQPDVPEVRRDWAQYYDRLTEMDAMAGKTLRQLEADGLADSTIVFYYGDHGSGMPRSKRWPFNSGLQVPFLLHVPDSFKSLAPSDYLPGGLSERLVSFVDMGPTAISLAGAEVPANMQGTPFCGPLDGEAKEYLFGYRGRMDERLDMVRSCTDGRYVYLRHFYPDRPYLKHISFMFETPTTRIWKEMFDEGLLNEIQAKVWQTKPEEELFDLQSDPDEVVNLATDPKHSEKLSELSGALKQWMIDTRDIGVLTEAEMHRRSGKQAPRTMAAMDSFPVNELVDAAWNASDCWRAFDKPALAKMSALTGQAVTGQAVNGQSGSGQPDSGLQFWGCRGIHLGLQSHAGVLEEPVLNAAIAELQDHLGAESPSVRLVCAEALLQFGNADQQTAAAKELMRLVQLPEDAYYIAIAALNVIDQNDWQVRLLTGQSLADVPKKPAGAPSRGGDYVGRLLESIGERSE; the protein is encoded by the coding sequence ATGCTGTTCTCTTGCTGCGCTGCGTTGTTGCCACTTCACTCGTTTGCCGCCGATTCGCCGGTCCGGCCCAACATTTTGTGGCTGACCAGTGAGGACAATGGACCTCAATTGGGCTGCTACGGCGACGAGTACGCGGACACGCCTAACCTGGATGCCTTGGCTGAGCGTTCGCTTCGTTACCGCATGTGTTGGTCCAATGCCCCGGTGTGCGCTCCGGCACGCACCACGCTGATTTCCGGAATGTACGCCACCAGTCTTGGCGGCGAAAACATGCGTAGTGCCGTGACTTTGCCGCCGGGAATGGAGCTATACCCAAACGTGCTTCGCGAAGCCGGGTATTACTGCACGAACAATAGCAAGACGGACTACAACTTCGAGGGCTTGAAGACCAAAGATGTTTGGGACGATTCGAGCAAGCAGGCTCACTGGCGTAACCGCCCTGATTCCAAACAACCCTTCTTTGCGATTTTCAACTACACGATCAGTCACGAGAGTAAGATCCGCAACAAACCACACACGTTGGTTCACGACCCAGCGAAAGCGCCCGTTCCGAGTTATCAACCGGATGTGCCGGAGGTGCGGCGAGATTGGGCTCAGTACTACGATCGGTTGACTGAAATGGACGCGATGGCGGGTAAGACGCTACGGCAATTGGAGGCCGATGGGCTGGCGGACTCCACCATCGTTTTCTACTACGGTGATCACGGAAGCGGGATGCCTCGCAGCAAGCGTTGGCCTTTCAATTCAGGCTTGCAGGTACCGTTCCTGTTGCATGTTCCCGATTCATTCAAATCCCTGGCGCCCTCCGATTATTTGCCTGGCGGGTTGAGCGAACGTTTGGTCAGTTTTGTCGATATGGGCCCGACGGCGATTAGTTTGGCGGGTGCCGAAGTGCCGGCGAATATGCAGGGGACTCCGTTTTGTGGCCCGTTGGATGGCGAAGCGAAGGAATACTTGTTCGGCTATCGGGGCCGGATGGATGAGCGGCTCGACATGGTGCGTTCGTGCACGGATGGACGATACGTTTATCTGCGTCATTTCTATCCCGATCGCCCGTACCTGAAACACATCAGTTTCATGTTTGAGACTCCGACCACGCGGATTTGGAAGGAGATGTTCGACGAGGGCTTGCTGAACGAGATTCAGGCCAAGGTTTGGCAGACAAAGCCAGAAGAGGAGTTGTTCGATCTACAGAGTGATCCGGATGAAGTGGTGAACCTTGCCACCGATCCCAAACACAGTGAGAAACTTTCGGAATTGAGTGGTGCTTTGAAGCAGTGGATGATCGACACTCGCGATATCGGCGTGCTGACCGAAGCGGAAATGCATCGTCGTTCGGGGAAACAAGCACCGCGGACGATGGCGGCGATGGATTCGTTTCCTGTGAATGAGTTGGTCGACGCGGCCTGGAATGCGAGCGACTGTTGGCGTGCGTTTGACAAGCCAGCATTGGCAAAGATGTCGGCCCTTACTGGGCAGGCTGTTACTGGGCAGGCTGTTAACGGGCAGTCTGGCAGCGGGCAGCCAGACAGCGGGCTTCAGTTTTGGGGGTGCCGCGGGATTCACCTCGGGTTGCAATCGCATGCTGGCGTTTTGGAAGAGCCTGTCTTGAACGCGGCGATCGCTGAGTTGCAGGATCATTTGGGAGCCGAGTCGCCGAGCGTTCGCTTAGTTTGTGCGGAAGCGTTGTTGCAGTTTGGCAATGCCGACCAACAAACTGCTGCGGCGAAGGAATTGATGCGATTGGTTCAATTGCCTGAGGATGCGTACTACATCGCGATCGCGGCCCTGAACGTCATCGACCAGAACGACTGGCAAGTGCGGTTGCTAACTGGCCAGAGTCTTGCTGACGTTCCGAAGAAACCCGCCGGCGCACCTTCGCGAGGCGGCGATTACGTGGGGCGTTTGCTGGAGTCGATTGGCGAGCGTTCGGAATAG
- a CDS encoding ABC transporter permease, with amino-acid sequence MIWLRPLSLGIKSLTLHPLRTGLTMLGILIGVWSVIVLTAISQGASDQVQKQIESLGATTIIVRSIKPPEEKMAGSSAMVYGVRRNELDQIIATLPTIEEAVPIREIKRQFTHKDKLISGRLVGSTPGYSEVNKLRIRNRGGRFLTDADAIQLKNVCVIASGIADSLFPYEDPLGKQIYIPEHTDYYYIVGVLESRMASAAIGGSLSSQDYSKDVYVPIQTMQARIGDTIVTRRAGQFQVEMMELNQITMRVARVSQVRATAKLIEDMLDQKHSDAGDIAVVVPLELLEQARNLRMMFLGIGVLIACISLLVGGIGIMNIMLASVTERTREIGIRRALGAKRRDIVRQFLVETALLSFAGAALGILLGFLGPPMYRGVIYVISSSFPDQFAALPSAIRDSQPAIVYETIPLAVIIAVAVGLVSGLYPAIRAARMNPIDALRHE; translated from the coding sequence ATGATCTGGTTAAGACCACTTTCGCTAGGCATCAAAAGCCTGACACTGCACCCGTTGCGAACCGGGCTGACGATGCTTGGCATCCTGATCGGTGTTTGGTCGGTGATCGTGTTGACCGCGATTAGCCAGGGTGCGAGCGATCAAGTTCAGAAACAAATCGAATCACTTGGTGCGACGACGATTATCGTGCGCAGCATCAAGCCGCCGGAAGAGAAAATGGCGGGCTCGTCGGCGATGGTGTACGGCGTCCGGCGGAATGAACTCGATCAGATCATTGCGACGTTGCCGACGATCGAGGAAGCGGTACCGATCCGTGAGATCAAACGGCAATTCACTCACAAAGACAAATTAATTTCTGGGCGTTTGGTCGGCTCGACGCCGGGATACTCCGAAGTCAACAAGTTGCGTATTCGGAATCGAGGCGGCCGCTTCTTGACGGACGCGGACGCGATCCAGCTGAAGAACGTGTGCGTGATTGCATCCGGGATCGCGGACAGCCTTTTTCCGTACGAAGACCCGCTCGGTAAGCAGATTTATATTCCTGAGCATACCGACTACTACTACATCGTCGGTGTGTTGGAATCGCGAATGGCATCGGCTGCGATCGGCGGTTCGCTGAGTTCGCAGGACTATTCCAAAGACGTCTATGTGCCGATCCAAACGATGCAGGCCAGGATTGGCGATACGATCGTGACACGACGAGCGGGGCAGTTCCAGGTTGAAATGATGGAGCTGAATCAGATTACGATGCGGGTTGCACGCGTCAGTCAGGTGCGCGCGACGGCGAAGCTGATCGAGGACATGTTGGATCAAAAGCATTCGGACGCGGGCGATATCGCAGTCGTCGTTCCGCTCGAATTGCTCGAACAAGCTCGCAACCTGCGGATGATGTTCTTGGGGATCGGGGTTTTGATTGCCTGCATTTCGCTGTTGGTGGGTGGCATTGGGATCATGAACATCATGCTTGCCAGTGTGACCGAACGGACTCGCGAGATCGGGATTCGTCGTGCTTTGGGTGCGAAACGTCGCGATATCGTACGGCAGTTCTTGGTCGAAACGGCATTGTTGTCGTTTGCCGGTGCCGCTTTGGGGATCCTGCTCGGCTTCTTGGGCCCACCGATGTACCGCGGCGTAATCTATGTGATTTCCAGTAGCTTCCCGGATCAGTTCGCAGCACTGCCCAGTGCGATTCGGGATTCCCAGCCAGCGATTGTTTACGAAACGATTCCATTGGCAGTGATCATCGCTGTCGCGGTCGGTCTGGTGAGCGGTCTGTATCCCGCGATCCGAGCGGCACGTATGAATCCAATCGATGCACTTCGTCACGAATAG
- a CDS encoding ABC transporter ATP-binding protein: MATRIDKLVKSYVLKSETVHALRGVSFDVPEGDYVAIMGPSGSGKSTLLNMLGCLDQPTSGSLFLGDDNISLMTDDELAEIRSRRVGFVFQSYNLIQQLTVVENIQVPLYYQGRLGAKEYARAVALAEQVGLGDRLGHRPNQLSGGQQQRVAIARSLVNDPYFILADEPTGNLDSVTTDEILELFDRLNGEGRTIILVTHEDDVAERARRIVRLKDGSLYSDESVSEEQRAAARLLQHEAAIAVKEKQGLAE, encoded by the coding sequence ATGGCGACGCGTATCGATAAATTGGTCAAGAGTTATGTGCTGAAGAGTGAGACCGTACACGCCCTGCGTGGTGTCTCGTTCGATGTTCCGGAGGGCGACTATGTGGCAATCATGGGGCCATCGGGAAGCGGCAAAAGTACGCTGCTGAACATGTTGGGCTGTCTCGACCAGCCGACCTCGGGAAGTCTCTTCTTGGGCGACGATAATATTTCGTTAATGACGGACGACGAGTTGGCTGAAATTCGCAGCCGTCGGGTTGGGTTTGTGTTTCAGTCCTACAACCTGATCCAGCAGTTAACGGTTGTCGAAAACATCCAAGTTCCGCTGTATTACCAAGGGCGATTGGGCGCAAAAGAGTATGCTCGCGCAGTTGCGTTGGCGGAACAAGTTGGCTTGGGTGACCGACTCGGTCACCGGCCCAACCAGCTTTCCGGTGGGCAACAGCAACGAGTGGCGATTGCCCGTAGTTTGGTAAACGACCCGTACTTCATTCTTGCCGACGAACCGACGGGGAACCTGGACAGTGTAACCACCGACGAGATTCTCGAATTGTTCGATCGGTTGAATGGGGAAGGACGCACAATCATTTTGGTGACGCACGAAGATGATGTTGCCGAACGGGCACGCCGGATTGTTCGGCTGAAAGACGGTTCGCTGTACAGTGATGAATCGGTTAGTGAGGAACAACGAGCGGCGGCGAGATTGCTTCAACATGAAGCCGCGATCGCGGTGAAAGAGAAACAGGGGTTAGCCGAATGA